In one Chryseobacterium camelliae genomic region, the following are encoded:
- a CDS encoding DUF2931 family protein — protein sequence MKILLINLLCSILLLQSCDKGNKQMNTENKKEFSYAVTFSAATGFTAEVHEGYLADENKKMICGVPKAGMEEGPWQYDGAKAGQGGNVIPSYIDLTYVAYAEKKFYRVEGALPKDKILAAFQKGFKVKGNETENGKSKWEDGTYEEITIGAAPGGVIVVWLSGNHHRTEICRLQAKETTVDANDFYDNPHNRTQQGFFDELYKISLSDSIKTVIQKTGIPYGLWDKYREKYNYRFRLHPYDEKDTFDQIYRLNYNGESEYLTDTKATEMYKKDAIPYNVVFIMQKYNAEIRFNDEELMVIFEKFKEKYPDKPIEMVLVPSFMYKDIKVYAECDSEKIELKKVKVVEIWGG from the coding sequence ATGAAAATATTATTAATCAATCTGTTGTGCAGTATACTTTTATTACAAAGCTGTGACAAAGGAAACAAACAAATGAATACTGAAAATAAAAAAGAATTTTCTTATGCCGTAACATTTTCTGCGGCTACAGGCTTTACTGCAGAAGTGCACGAAGGCTATCTGGCTGATGAAAATAAAAAAATGATATGTGGAGTTCCAAAGGCTGGAATGGAAGAAGGACCGTGGCAATATGACGGTGCAAAAGCCGGTCAGGGAGGGAATGTCATTCCGTCTTATATTGATCTTACCTATGTTGCCTATGCTGAGAAAAAATTTTACAGAGTAGAAGGAGCTTTACCCAAAGATAAAATTCTGGCCGCTTTTCAAAAAGGATTTAAAGTTAAAGGAAATGAAACGGAAAACGGAAAATCAAAATGGGAAGACGGAACTTATGAAGAGATCACAATTGGTGCCGCTCCGGGTGGTGTAATTGTAGTATGGCTTTCCGGAAACCATCACAGAACGGAAATTTGTCGTTTGCAGGCTAAAGAAACTACCGTAGATGCAAATGATTTTTACGATAATCCACACAACAGAACCCAGCAGGGATTTTTTGATGAATTATACAAGATTTCCCTTTCCGACAGCATCAAAACTGTAATTCAGAAAACCGGAATTCCGTATGGTTTGTGGGATAAATACAGAGAAAAATATAATTATCGTTTCAGACTTCATCCTTACGATGAAAAAGATACTTTTGACCAGATTTATCGGTTGAATTATAATGGCGAATCAGAATATTTAACAGACACAAAAGCTACGGAAATGTATAAAAAAGATGCAATTCCTTACAACGTTGTCTTTATAATGCAGAAATATAATGCAGAAATAAGATTTAATGATGAGGAGCTGATGGTAATATTTGAAAAATTCAAAGAAAAATATCCTGATAAACCCATTGAGATGGTATTAGTTCCTTCATTTATGTATAAAGATATTAAAGTATATGCAGAATGTGACAGTGAAAAAATAGAATTGAAAAAAGTGAAGGTAGTTGAAATTTGGGGAGGATAA
- a CDS encoding GIN domain-containing protein — protein sequence MKNIVYTLALVVVISCGKVSPKGNIERKNVDVSEFVNLDLEGKFRVFYARGAKNFVEIETYPNVADNLDVDVKDKTLSIKEKRGTKGVDFYNVTIYSKYNLEKVAISDSVEMNISSEIKTDNFRLNLKNYATFMGSVNTRRAEVEMLNRSRANFLGQTKNAVIKISDTASLIAPYWKIENLKIDSKNGNYAEVNVKDSLKGHIQNTAKFLYYNDPIRAFKIDKETKVENKKLN from the coding sequence ATGAAAAATATAGTGTACACATTGGCTTTGGTTGTTGTCATTTCCTGTGGAAAAGTTTCACCGAAAGGAAATATTGAAAGGAAAAATGTGGATGTTTCAGAATTTGTAAATCTGGATCTGGAAGGGAAGTTTCGTGTTTTTTATGCAAGAGGAGCTAAAAATTTTGTTGAAATAGAAACCTATCCGAATGTTGCCGATAATCTTGATGTTGATGTAAAAGATAAAACACTTTCTATCAAAGAAAAACGAGGAACGAAAGGGGTGGATTTTTATAATGTGACGATTTATTCAAAATATAACCTGGAAAAAGTCGCTATTTCGGATTCTGTTGAAATGAACATTTCGAGCGAAATAAAGACGGATAATTTCAGATTGAATTTAAAAAATTACGCTACATTTATGGGTTCGGTGAATACCAGAAGAGCGGAAGTAGAAATGCTGAACCGAAGTAGAGCCAATTTCCTGGGGCAAACTAAAAATGCAGTAATAAAAATCTCTGATACAGCAAGTTTGATCGCTCCGTATTGGAAAATAGAAAACCTGAAAATTGATTCTAAAAATGGAAATTATGCGGAAGTCAACGTAAAAGATTCGTTAAAAGGTCATATTCAAAATACAGCAAAGTTTTTATACTACAACGACCCGATTCGTGCATTTAAAATAGATAAAGAAACGAAAGTAGAAAATAAAAAATTGAATTAA
- a CDS encoding phospho-sugar mutase: protein MTTLEKAKLWLTDTFDKETRDAVQLLIDGNSPDLEDSFYRELEFGTGGMRGIMGVGTNRLNKYTLGQATQGLANYMLKQFAGEEIKVAIAYDVRNNSKEFGKLVADVLTANGIKVLLFKNHRPTPELSFTVRDKKCNGGIVLTASHNPPEYNGYKVYWNDGAQIVPPHDEAIINEVYSVKFEEIKFNGNDDLIEWIGEEQDDVYIDACIENSTYQDVGKGNLNIVFTSIHGTTYTTVPKALEKAGFKKIDLVKEQMIPSGNFPTVDSPNPEEPAALEMAMDLAKITNADIVIGTDPDGDRLGIAVRNLEGEIQLLNGNQCNTILTYYILDQWKKQGKITGKEFIGSTIVTSDIFFDIAQKFGVDCKVGLTGFKWIGKMIRDFEGKEKFICGGEESFGFMTGDFVRDKDSCGSIILACEIAAWCKANGKIMYQYMIEIYQELGMYYEGLINIVRKGRDGAEEIQNMMKNFRENPPKELAGSLVEEVKDFKEQTNFIVSKGEKQVMNDIPKSNVLIYYTQDGTKVCVRPSGTEPKIKFYVSVKDSVTSEADFNNKLKALEAKIGEVKRDLKLD from the coding sequence ATGACAACATTAGAAAAAGCGAAGCTTTGGTTAACCGATACATTTGATAAAGAAACAAGAGATGCTGTTCAATTGTTAATTGATGGCAATTCGCCTGACCTGGAAGATTCATTTTACAGAGAATTGGAATTCGGAACAGGAGGGATGAGAGGAATTATGGGTGTCGGAACCAATCGTTTAAATAAATATACATTAGGTCAAGCTACACAGGGACTTGCGAATTATATGTTAAAGCAATTTGCAGGAGAAGAGATTAAAGTAGCGATTGCTTATGACGTAAGAAATAATTCAAAAGAATTCGGAAAATTAGTAGCAGATGTTTTGACGGCAAACGGAATTAAAGTCTTGCTTTTTAAAAATCACAGACCGACTCCGGAATTGTCTTTTACAGTTCGTGATAAAAAATGTAATGGAGGAATTGTATTGACGGCTTCTCACAATCCGCCGGAATACAACGGCTACAAAGTATATTGGAATGACGGTGCACAAATTGTTCCACCACATGATGAAGCCATTATCAACGAAGTATATTCTGTAAAATTTGAAGAAATTAAATTTAACGGAAATGATGATTTGATCGAATGGATCGGAGAGGAACAGGATGATGTTTATATTGATGCCTGTATCGAAAACTCAACCTATCAGGATGTTGGGAAAGGAAATTTAAATATTGTTTTCACATCTATTCACGGAACGACTTATACAACGGTTCCAAAAGCGTTGGAAAAAGCAGGTTTCAAGAAAATCGATTTGGTTAAAGAACAAATGATTCCCAGCGGAAATTTCCCAACAGTAGATTCTCCAAACCCGGAAGAACCTGCAGCATTGGAAATGGCGATGGATTTAGCAAAAATTACGAATGCAGATATTGTTATCGGAACCGATCCGGATGGTGACAGATTAGGAATTGCTGTTCGAAACCTTGAAGGAGAAATTCAGTTATTAAATGGAAACCAGTGTAATACGATTTTAACGTATTATATTTTAGACCAATGGAAAAAACAAGGGAAAATCACTGGAAAAGAATTCATTGGTTCTACGATTGTAACCTCTGATATTTTCTTTGACATAGCTCAGAAATTCGGTGTTGACTGCAAAGTTGGATTAACCGGATTTAAGTGGATCGGGAAAATGATCCGTGATTTCGAAGGCAAAGAAAAATTCATTTGTGGCGGGGAAGAAAGTTTCGGATTTATGACCGGAGATTTCGTTCGTGATAAAGATTCTTGCGGAAGTATCATCCTGGCATGCGAAATTGCAGCTTGGTGTAAAGCCAACGGAAAAATAATGTACCAATACATGATCGAAATCTATCAGGAATTGGGAATGTATTATGAAGGATTGATCAATATTGTCAGAAAAGGTAGAGATGGAGCAGAAGAAATTCAGAATATGATGAAAAATTTCCGCGAAAACCCTCCAAAAGAACTGGCAGGTTCATTGGTTGAAGAGGTGAAGGATTTTAAAGAACAAACCAATTTTATCGTTTCAAAAGGAGAGAAGCAGGTAATGAACGACATTCCAAAATCGAATGTTTTGATTTATTACACTCAGGACGGGACGAAAGTTTGCGTAAGACCTTCAGGAACAGAGCCTAAAATTAAATTTTATGTTTCTGTGAAGGATTCTGTTACTTCAGAAGCTGATTTTAACAATAAACTGAAAGCTTTAGAAGCAAAAATAGGAGAAGTAAAAAGAGATTTGAAGTTGGATTAA
- the kdsB gene encoding 3-deoxy-manno-octulosonate cytidylyltransferase, with the protein MKIIAVIPARYEASRFPAKLMQLLGEKTVITTTYQNVVETGLFDEVFVATDSEIIFDEIIKNGGKAVMTGQHETGSDRIAEAVQHIDCDIVINVQGDEPFLKLEPLQQLIEVFHHDENQEISLASLKIKLTEKEEIENPNNVKVITDNNGFALYFSRSVIPFHREISYHVNYFKHIGVYAFRKHALIQFSKLEMKPLEISEKIECIRYLEYGMKIKLIETNFIGVGIDTPEDLEKARKLIG; encoded by the coding sequence ATGAAGATCATCGCAGTTATTCCCGCACGTTATGAAGCAAGTCGTTTTCCTGCTAAATTAATGCAGTTATTGGGAGAAAAAACGGTTATCACAACAACGTATCAGAATGTAGTGGAAACGGGCTTATTTGATGAAGTTTTTGTAGCGACAGATTCAGAAATTATTTTTGATGAAATTATAAAAAACGGAGGAAAAGCAGTGATGACCGGTCAACATGAAACAGGAAGCGACCGGATTGCTGAAGCTGTACAACATATTGATTGTGATATCGTTATCAATGTTCAGGGTGATGAACCGTTTTTGAAATTAGAACCATTACAACAGCTTATTGAAGTTTTCCATCACGATGAAAATCAGGAAATTTCTTTAGCTTCTTTAAAAATAAAACTGACTGAAAAAGAAGAAATTGAAAACCCTAATAATGTAAAAGTAATTACGGATAATAACGGGTTTGCTCTCTATTTCAGTCGTTCTGTAATTCCTTTCCACAGGGAAATTTCTTACCATGTAAATTATTTTAAACATATTGGAGTGTATGCTTTCAGAAAACACGCTTTGATCCAGTTTTCAAAACTGGAAATGAAACCTCTGGAAATTTCTGAAAAGATTGAATGTATCCGTTATCTTGAATATGGTATGAAAATCAAGCTCATAGAAACCAATTTTATCGGAGTGGGAATCGATACGCCGGAAGATTTGGAAAAAGCAAGAAAATTAATTGGCTAA
- a CDS encoding MmcQ/YjbR family DNA-binding protein: MDANEILDYCLAKKGVTESFPFDNETLVMKVGTKMFLLMALEKQPLGINVKTDPEWSAELREQHPQITGAFHMNKTHWNSVMVDGLKRDLILKMIDQSYDLVFNSLTKKIREDIVN; encoded by the coding sequence ATGGATGCAAACGAAATTTTAGACTATTGTCTTGCGAAAAAAGGAGTTACGGAAAGTTTTCCCTTTGATAATGAAACCCTTGTGATGAAGGTAGGAACGAAAATGTTTTTACTGATGGCCCTGGAAAAACAACCTTTAGGGATTAATGTAAAAACCGATCCGGAATGGAGTGCAGAGCTTCGTGAGCAGCATCCACAGATTACCGGAGCATTTCATATGAATAAAACACATTGGAATTCAGTGATGGTAGATGGTTTGAAAAGAGATTTGATTTTAAAAATGATCGATCAGTCGTATGATCTGGTATTTAATTCTTTGACAAAAAAGATTAGGGAAGATATAGTAAATTGA
- a CDS encoding DUF3667 domain-containing protein: MNKKSCLNCGHTISDEFCPHCGQKSDTARITVHSLIKNDILGSIWHVEAKFLHTLKNIVFRPGKTGMDYIAGKRIRYNNFISLLLVLFGFNVLSYHYYEKFAPAQPLTDDVIYVKDFFSKYSKIILFVIIPMLAINAYSLFRRIKLNIAEHFIIGTVSLLGILILFLLSDIVSLIGLWKPVEKIFNIIDKIIFGLSILFPAITYWTAFKNSYSKPGLLWRVSVLYVLMGIETLIITAVLYEIF; the protein is encoded by the coding sequence ATGAATAAAAAAAGTTGTTTGAACTGTGGTCATACAATCTCCGATGAGTTTTGTCCTCATTGCGGACAGAAATCTGACACAGCAAGAATAACGGTACATTCGCTCATCAAAAATGATATTCTCGGATCAATTTGGCATGTAGAAGCTAAATTTCTCCATACTTTAAAAAATATTGTATTCAGACCCGGAAAAACGGGAATGGATTATATTGCAGGAAAAAGAATCAGATACAACAATTTTATATCGTTGTTACTGGTTCTTTTTGGTTTTAATGTGCTGAGCTACCATTATTACGAAAAATTTGCCCCTGCGCAACCCCTTACGGATGATGTGATCTATGTAAAGGATTTTTTCTCAAAATATTCTAAAATCATATTGTTTGTCATTATCCCGATGTTAGCCATAAATGCCTATTCTCTTTTTAGAAGGATAAAATTGAATATTGCAGAGCATTTTATCATAGGAACAGTAAGTCTGTTAGGAATTTTAATCCTATTTTTGCTAAGTGATATCGTGAGTTTGATAGGGTTATGGAAACCTGTTGAAAAAATTTTCAATATCATTGATAAAATTATATTCGGTCTTTCTATTCTTTTTCCGGCAATTACTTATTGGACTGCTTTTAAAAATTCATACTCAAAACCAGGATTACTGTGGAGAGTATCGGTTCTTTATGTGTTGATGGGAATAGAAACGCTGATAATAACTGCTGTTTTATATGAAATATTTTAA
- a CDS encoding pyridoxal phosphate-dependent aminotransferase — translation MKVSKLAANLIGSEIVKIGNEVNDLKVKGAEIANLTIGDLNSNIYPIPAKLKEEIQKAYQNNLTNYPPANGLLSLRKSVSHDLKTRWNLDYSPNDILITAGSRPLIYAVYKTIVDEGDKVVYPTPSWNNNHYAYLTSANAVEVKTTPENNFLPTADDLRPHLDGAVLLALCSPLNPTGTMFTREQLSEICELVLAENKKRGEDEKPLYLMYDQIYSNLTFGAEHVDPVSLFPEMKEYTVYIDGISKCLAATGVRVGWGFGPAHILDKMKALLTHVGAWAPKPEQEATAKYYENPEDLNAFVEDFKDKLEASLKVLHGGIQDLKGKGLSVDSIEPMGALYLTIKLDYIGKTKPDGTTIENSSDLVFYLINEAGVALVPFSAFGEEKSEPWFRASVGGLATEEISVMMPKLENALNALK, via the coding sequence GTGAAAGTTTCAAAATTAGCGGCGAACCTGATCGGTTCTGAAATTGTAAAAATTGGTAATGAAGTAAATGATTTAAAGGTGAAAGGAGCGGAGATTGCTAATCTTACGATTGGTGATTTGAATTCTAATATTTATCCGATTCCTGCAAAATTGAAGGAGGAAATTCAGAAGGCTTATCAGAATAATCTGACAAATTATCCGCCTGCAAACGGACTTTTATCTTTAAGAAAATCAGTTTCCCATGACTTAAAAACAAGATGGAATCTTGATTATTCTCCGAACGATATTCTAATTACGGCAGGTTCAAGACCTTTGATCTATGCGGTTTATAAAACTATCGTTGATGAAGGTGATAAAGTAGTGTATCCTACACCATCTTGGAACAACAATCACTACGCTTACCTTACTTCAGCTAATGCTGTAGAAGTGAAAACAACGCCTGAAAACAATTTCCTTCCGACTGCGGACGATTTAAGACCTCATTTGGACGGAGCAGTTCTATTGGCGCTTTGTTCACCGTTGAACCCGACCGGAACCATGTTTACAAGAGAACAGCTTTCAGAAATCTGCGAATTGGTTCTTGCAGAAAACAAAAAAAGAGGCGAAGATGAAAAGCCGTTGTACTTAATGTACGATCAAATCTATTCTAATCTTACTTTCGGGGCAGAACACGTAGATCCGGTATCTCTTTTCCCGGAAATGAAAGAATATACAGTGTATATCGATGGTATTTCAAAATGTCTTGCGGCAACTGGAGTTCGTGTTGGTTGGGGATTCGGTCCTGCTCATATTTTAGATAAAATGAAGGCTCTTCTTACACACGTTGGAGCTTGGGCTCCAAAACCGGAACAGGAAGCCACTGCAAAATATTATGAAAATCCGGAAGATCTAAACGCTTTCGTAGAAGATTTTAAAGATAAATTGGAAGCGAGTTTAAAAGTTCTTCACGGTGGAATCCAGGATCTAAAAGGAAAAGGTCTTAGTGTTGACAGTATCGAACCAATGGGAGCGCTTTACCTGACGATCAAATTAGATTATATCGGGAAAACAAAACCGGACGGAACAACTATTGAAAACTCTTCTGATCTGGTATTCTATTTAATTAACGAAGCCGGGGTGGCTTTGGTTCCTTTCTCTGCTTTTGGAGAAGAGAAATCTGAGCCTTGGTTCAGAGCTTCTGTAGGAGGTTTGGCAACCGAAGAAATTTCTGTTATGATGCCAAAATTAGAGAATGCTTTGAATGCTTTAAAGTAA
- a CDS encoding NAD(P)H-binding protein has translation MKALVIGATGATGKDLVSQLLNDKDFEEVDVFVRKPIDIQNNKLNVHVVNFEKPEEWKNMVKGDVAFSCLGTTLKTAGSKEAQRKVDYDYQYEFAKAAKENNVEDYILVSAYGASPNSKIFYSKMKGELEEAVKQLHFTKITIFKPGMLERKDSDRTGEVLGSRIIKFANKLGLLESQKPLPTDILAKAMIKSSKIKSNGYSSIKLGNISCFAEKSNE, from the coding sequence ATGAAAGCTCTCGTAATCGGTGCTACAGGTGCCACAGGAAAAGATCTGGTTAGTCAATTACTCAATGATAAAGATTTTGAAGAGGTGGATGTTTTTGTCAGAAAACCTATTGATATTCAAAACAATAAACTCAACGTTCATGTTGTTAATTTTGAAAAACCCGAAGAATGGAAAAATATGGTAAAAGGTGATGTTGCTTTTTCATGCCTCGGAACCACTTTAAAAACTGCCGGAAGTAAAGAGGCACAAAGAAAAGTCGATTATGATTATCAATACGAATTTGCAAAGGCCGCCAAAGAAAACAATGTAGAAGATTATATTTTAGTCTCTGCTTATGGAGCCAGTCCCAACTCGAAGATTTTTTACTCCAAAATGAAAGGCGAACTGGAAGAGGCTGTAAAACAACTCCATTTTACTAAAATTACCATTTTCAAACCCGGAATGCTGGAAAGAAAAGATTCTGACAGAACCGGAGAAGTGTTGGGAAGCAGAATTATAAAATTTGCCAATAAACTGGGGCTTTTGGAAAGTCAAAAACCTTTACCAACCGATATTTTAGCTAAAGCCATGATCAAATCTTCGAAGATAAAAAGCAATGGCTATTCAAGCATTAAACTTGGAAATATCTCTTGTTTTGCAGAGAAAAGTAATGAGTAA
- a CDS encoding tetratricopeptide repeat protein, with the protein MIKNTLAAFILLMSIFSCKKEASKTSVEKVERDTISTVETKEDLFKPIDTTCSSKNKTEDYIAALQWLQHKTEKEIAQNSPEQNDKLYEDYIKIREKYTACLSENLGKVLEEYVNYYDSETNSYKFPENIKKLIAELKKGSLEFTEVGEGYTEIWSVPDHYFSVFKNKVTPDYNTFIEQLSKESEGLYSADAGLVISWKELGERTVFWENFIKKYPKSPLIPRVKEMYNSHLHDYLFGMDNTPTHEHSDGTLYDENREEFNRIIKKYPNSNVAEKSKELMSLFDAKVPEEEIHKRININ; encoded by the coding sequence ATGATAAAAAATACTTTAGCGGCTTTTATTCTGTTGATGTCTATTTTTTCCTGTAAAAAAGAAGCGTCAAAAACTTCAGTAGAAAAAGTTGAAAGAGATACGATTTCAACGGTAGAAACAAAAGAAGATTTGTTTAAGCCTATTGATACTACGTGCTCTTCTAAAAATAAAACGGAAGATTATATTGCAGCTCTTCAATGGCTTCAACATAAAACTGAAAAAGAAATTGCTCAGAATTCGCCTGAACAGAACGATAAATTATACGAAGATTATATCAAGATTCGTGAGAAATATACAGCTTGTTTAAGTGAAAATTTAGGTAAAGTCTTGGAAGAATATGTAAATTACTATGATTCCGAAACTAACAGCTACAAATTTCCTGAAAATATAAAGAAATTGATCGCTGAACTGAAGAAAGGAAGTCTTGAATTTACGGAAGTAGGAGAAGGATATACGGAAATTTGGTCCGTTCCTGATCATTATTTCTCTGTATTTAAAAATAAAGTAACACCGGATTATAATACCTTTATTGAGCAATTATCGAAAGAAAGTGAAGGTCTTTATTCGGCGGATGCAGGATTGGTAATTTCCTGGAAAGAATTGGGAGAAAGAACGGTATTTTGGGAGAATTTTATTAAAAAATATCCTAAAAGTCCTTTAATCCCCAGAGTAAAAGAAATGTACAATAGTCATTTGCATGATTATTTGTTTGGGATGGATAATACGCCTACGCATGAGCATTCTGACGGAACATTATATGATGAAAACAGAGAAGAATTCAACAGGATAATAAAAAAATATCCGAATTCGAATGTAGCTGAAAAATCAAAGGAATTAATGAGCCTTTTTGATGCAAAAGTTCCTGAAGAAGAGATTCATAAGAGAATAAATATTAATTAA
- a CDS encoding glutathione peroxidase, giving the protein MKKIFILLLSFVAFFNSCAQKKSDVSKAKTKELMGKSIYDFKVDALEEGKQINFADFKGKKILIVNTASECGFTPQYADLEKVYEEYKDKVVVVGFPANNFGGQEPGTNHEIGAFCQKNYGVTFPMAAKVSVKGDDTAPIFKYLTEKELNGVKNSTIVWNFTKFLIDENGKLIDSFVSSTKPTDEAIVKYLK; this is encoded by the coding sequence ATGAAAAAGATCTTTATATTGCTGCTTTCCTTTGTAGCATTTTTTAATAGTTGTGCTCAGAAAAAGAGCGATGTGTCTAAAGCTAAAACCAAAGAACTTATGGGAAAATCAATATATGATTTTAAAGTTGATGCCTTGGAAGAAGGGAAACAGATCAACTTTGCAGATTTTAAAGGTAAAAAAATCCTTATTGTCAATACCGCTTCAGAATGCGGATTTACTCCACAGTACGCTGATCTTGAAAAAGTTTATGAAGAATATAAGGATAAGGTAGTAGTTGTAGGTTTCCCTGCCAATAATTTTGGTGGACAAGAACCTGGAACCAATCATGAAATCGGAGCGTTCTGCCAAAAAAATTACGGAGTAACTTTTCCGATGGCTGCTAAAGTTTCTGTGAAAGGAGATGATACGGCTCCAATCTTTAAATATTTAACGGAAAAGGAATTAAACGGCGTAAAGAATTCAACCATTGTCTGGAACTTCACCAAATTCTTAATTGACGAAAACGGAAAATTAATTGATTCGTTTGTAAGTTCTACAAAACCTACGGATGAAGCAATTGTAAAGTATTTGAAATAA
- a CDS encoding histidine kinase: protein MKKLLLVFVLICSQWSFAQTAKEIIDRNIELSGGLTNWKLLNSVFLQGKVVLGIKDEYPVKIYQQRPNLTKTVLTINNKETAIEGYDGTKGYAMNYATNKLQEYADYKPESFDNDFIDWENKGFEARYLGKEKIGNIYCHKVELTKNVNKNIYYFDTKTYMLLREIKKDETLDYSDYKRVGNLVMPFRIESSSTKKDGDYVMLLNKVEINKVFPANIFKF, encoded by the coding sequence ATGAAGAAGTTACTTTTAGTTTTCGTCCTGATATGTTCGCAATGGTCTTTTGCACAGACAGCAAAGGAAATTATAGATAGAAACATCGAATTATCCGGAGGATTAACGAATTGGAAGCTTTTAAATTCAGTATTCCTTCAAGGGAAAGTAGTGTTGGGAATTAAAGATGAATATCCTGTAAAGATTTATCAGCAACGTCCCAATCTTACTAAAACGGTCCTTACCATCAATAATAAAGAAACGGCTATTGAAGGATACGACGGAACAAAAGGCTATGCAATGAATTATGCAACCAATAAACTTCAGGAATATGCAGATTACAAACCTGAAAGCTTTGATAATGATTTTATTGACTGGGAAAATAAAGGTTTTGAAGCTAGATATTTAGGAAAGGAAAAAATAGGGAATATCTATTGTCATAAGGTTGAATTAACTAAAAACGTAAATAAAAACATCTATTATTTCGATACGAAAACGTATATGTTGTTGAGAGAAATAAAAAAAGATGAAACCTTGGATTATTCTGATTATAAAAGAGTTGGAAACCTTGTAATGCCTTTCAGAATAGAATCTTCAAGTACGAAAAAAGACGGAGATTATGTAATGTTATTGAATAAAGTAGAGATCAATAAAGTATTTCCTGCTAATATTTTTAAATTCTAA
- a CDS encoding tetratricopeptide repeat protein, which produces MKKLLTIFILILSIKGFSQDSYFLGKTNYCTPEKEDSRKKFDAAITGLNFPNYYGGITKVLFKAIEEDQKYCDAYFLAGYYLRLQNMHKEALVFYYAADSLAQNKAPIFKQNLAIGYMRFGKVNEAREKYEEMVKYFPDNPEGYYGIANTSVVLGDYDKGLQNLKLAENLYKNTGTVNNDVIYMYGMLHSLKEDYETALPYLDNVYSTYKKDENYLSLYALTMVKVGKSKNDEKLIKKARKTYDKIKNKPLVPEISKKLEQEFS; this is translated from the coding sequence ATGAAAAAACTATTAACCATTTTTATTTTAATCCTTTCTATAAAAGGATTTTCACAAGATTCTTATTTTTTAGGGAAAACTAATTATTGTACACCAGAAAAAGAAGACTCAAGGAAAAAATTTGATGCTGCAATTACAGGGTTAAATTTCCCTAATTATTATGGAGGTATTACAAAAGTTTTATTTAAAGCAATTGAAGAAGATCAAAAGTATTGTGATGCTTATTTTCTGGCTGGATATTATTTGCGTTTACAAAATATGCATAAGGAAGCATTAGTTTTTTATTATGCAGCTGATAGTTTAGCTCAAAATAAAGCTCCTATATTTAAACAAAATTTAGCCATAGGATATATGAGATTTGGAAAAGTAAATGAAGCCAGAGAAAAATATGAAGAAATGGTAAAATATTTTCCGGATAATCCTGAAGGATATTATGGAATAGCAAATACTTCCGTTGTTCTTGGAGATTATGATAAGGGTTTACAAAATCTTAAGCTTGCAGAAAATTTATACAAAAATACAGGAACAGTAAATAATGATGTTATTTATATGTACGGAATGCTTCATTCTTTGAAAGAAGATTATGAAACTGCTTTGCCATACTTGGATAATGTCTATTCTACATATAAAAAAGATGAAAATTATTTGTCTCTGTATGCACTTACAATGGTAAAAGTTGGTAAAAGTAAAAATGATGAAAAACTAATTAAGAAAGCTAGAAAGACATATGATAAAATTAAAAATAAACCTCTTGTCCCCGAAATTTCAAAAAAATTAGAACAAGAATTTTCTTAA